ACCGGCATTGTTGGGCGCATAGTTACCGTGGAATATCATCTCGTATACATGGCCGGCCCCGGCAGAGAATAAGAAGAGACCGCACCCGATAATGGTCGCCGTCCAGAACCCCTCGTTGCGGAACCTTAAGCAGAGCACACCAACAAACCCCATGAAAAAGTCCCACATCCCGACTTCACGTTGGAACGGGCTGCCGGCAGGCCAGCCGATCGATTCGGCAACTTTATCCGGTGTCAGCAGGTGGCCCAGCCCTCCGAACATGAGCCCCAGACCAAGCCCGAGTGCAATCTGCCACATGAGGAACGTTTCGAGAGCCTTAACGCCCGTATACTGTTTCCACCTGTTGTGGACGATTGCTATACCTGCACCGACAAGAGGGAGAAAGAATGGCCAGAGGAAATTCATCAGATCCATACCGGGATGTTTGTTACGGGGATATTAAATTGGTGTGATAGCCATCGTGGAGAGAAGGGAAAATATTGTCAGGGTTGGACTATTGCTTCAGGAACTCATACAATAGTCACATTTATATTACTAAATGTTAAAATTATTTAACAAAGAGGCTATATGAAAAAGAATTCGTGGTATCTGATTATCGGCTGTATCGCTCTTTTCCTCCTCGCCATTTTCTGGTACTCTGTCGAGACCCGCTTATCACCGCTGGTGATCGAATCTGCGTTTGTCATCTCAATCGGGATCATCTACCTTGCACGGAAAAAGGTGACCGATCTGATCGAAGATGAACGGAGTGCAAAGATCACCGAGATGGCAACCATGAGGACATTCCAGGTCTTCTGGGTGGTGTTCTGCGCTATTTCTATCGGCGCCGTGATGCAG
Above is a genomic segment from Methanoregula sp. containing:
- a CDS encoding DUF2178 domain-containing protein, translated to MKKNSWYLIIGCIALFLLAIFWYSVETRLSPLVIESAFVISIGIIYLARKKVTDLIEDERSAKITEMATMRTFQVFWVVFCAISIGAVMQILYIPTFPKEHLPIRPPEILPPRMMGYFQLGLLCMMIFLYVGFRIYYARKYGDWETDEE